Proteins encoded together in one Halorubellus sp. JP-L1 window:
- a CDS encoding oligopeptide/dipeptide ABC transporter ATP-binding protein, with product MSTAQSTDEEHAMIEVRQLKTYYEGGGLISSNPVKAVDGVDFDIRSGETLGLVGESGCGKSTLGRTLVQLEDATAGMSRFSKPEVVQQFANGNRRRTVFLPDVYGEHDAVSLVEQLLDDGVLPKHITDVPRFATLSPGEVNAGTLVDDGNVTVESLVDAGFGERLGLYGEKDFVFVESGSKDGDTVTVESGYIDVTSAPDYALKKLRGKQLGIVFQDPESSLNDRMTVGEIVREPLDVHGWGTKRERRERVRELLDTVGLRPEHYFRYPHQFSGGQRQRIGIARALALEPDFLVLDEPVSALDVSVQAKILNLLEDLQTEFGLTYLFIAHDLSVVRHICDRVAVMYLGNIMEIGETEELFDAPANPYTHSLLSAIPEPDPDSNKERVTLRGTPPSPRDPPVGCPFSTRCPVKIRPEAYREMDDDVWERIEVFREVVRERTRADRSFSDRVREFLGKETRFSDITEITDELFGDVQVPDGAQQHLREAASYVEAGNDNQAREYLFEEFGSVCDKEKPRHHDVTALRTSYCHRHLDEYEDSQSVFQQL from the coding sequence ATGTCAACGGCGCAGTCGACGGACGAGGAGCACGCGATGATCGAGGTCCGCCAGCTCAAGACGTACTACGAGGGCGGCGGCCTGATCTCGAGCAACCCCGTGAAGGCGGTTGACGGGGTGGACTTCGACATCCGGAGCGGTGAGACGCTCGGGCTCGTCGGCGAGTCCGGGTGCGGGAAGTCGACGCTCGGTCGGACGCTCGTGCAACTGGAGGACGCGACCGCTGGGATGAGTCGGTTCTCGAAGCCGGAAGTCGTCCAGCAGTTCGCGAACGGGAACCGTCGTCGGACGGTGTTCCTGCCGGACGTCTACGGCGAGCACGACGCGGTGTCGCTCGTCGAGCAGTTGCTCGACGACGGCGTGCTTCCCAAGCACATCACTGACGTCCCGCGGTTCGCGACGCTGTCGCCCGGCGAGGTGAACGCGGGGACGCTCGTGGACGATGGGAACGTCACGGTGGAGTCCCTCGTCGACGCCGGATTCGGGGAGCGTCTGGGCCTGTACGGCGAGAAGGACTTCGTGTTCGTCGAGTCCGGGTCGAAGGACGGCGACACCGTCACGGTCGAGTCGGGCTACATCGACGTGACGTCGGCGCCGGATTACGCGCTGAAGAAGCTCCGCGGGAAGCAACTCGGGATCGTCTTCCAGGACCCCGAGTCCAGCCTGAACGACCGGATGACGGTCGGGGAGATCGTCCGGGAGCCCCTGGACGTGCACGGTTGGGGGACCAAGCGCGAGCGCCGCGAGCGCGTTCGCGAACTCCTGGATACGGTCGGGTTGCGGCCGGAGCACTACTTCCGATACCCCCACCAGTTCAGTGGTGGGCAGCGCCAGCGCATTGGGATCGCGCGAGCGCTCGCGCTGGAGCCTGACTTCCTCGTGCTGGACGAACCGGTGTCGGCGCTGGACGTGTCCGTGCAGGCGAAGATCCTGAACCTCCTAGAGGACCTCCAGACGGAGTTCGGGTTGACGTACCTGTTCATCGCGCACGACCTCTCCGTCGTCAGGCACATCTGCGACCGCGTCGCCGTGATGTACCTCGGGAACATCATGGAGATCGGGGAGACCGAGGAGCTGTTCGACGCACCGGCGAACCCGTACACGCACTCGTTGCTGTCCGCGATCCCGGAGCCGGATCCGGATTCGAACAAGGAGCGCGTGACGCTCCGTGGGACGCCGCCGAGTCCGCGCGACCCGCCGGTCGGTTGTCCGTTCAGTACGCGGTGTCCGGTGAAGATCCGTCCGGAGGCGTATCGAGAGATGGACGACGACGTCTGGGAGCGCATCGAGGTGTTCCGGGAGGTCGTCCGCGAGCGAACGCGCGCGGACCGGTCGTTCTCGGACCGGGTGCGGGAGTTCCTCGGGAAGGAGACGCGGTTCTCGGACATCACGGAGATCACGGACGAGCTGTTCGGTGACGTGCAGGTTCCGGACGGCGCGCAGCAGCATCTCCGCGAGGCGGCGAGTTACGTGGAGGCGGGCAACGACAACCAGGCCCGGGAGTACCTCTTCGAGGAGTTCGGGAGCGTCTGCGACAAGGAGAAACCGCGGCATCACGATGTGACGGCGCTCCGGACGAGTTACTGCCATCGGCACCTCGACGAGTACGAGGACAGCCAGTCGGTCTTCCAGCAGCTGTAG